In Plectropomus leopardus isolate mb unplaced genomic scaffold, YSFRI_Pleo_2.0 unplaced_scaffold12192, whole genome shotgun sequence, the sequence taaatatacACATAGTTTTACACTGGATACTGTTTGCTTACCTTATTCACGAGAGCATTCGGAAAACTTTAAAGATGAGCGGCCAACAATGTTAGTATGATGAGAGACAATATTGTACCTGCAtgaaactacttttttttttttttttttttagagtagtAACACCACACTGATAGTACTCTCTCCTCAGGGATCATGCTGGTGGAAATAAGAAGATGGTGAAGTTAATTCCAGGACTGAGGGTCTACGGAGGAGACGACAGAATTGATGGTCTTACAAAGAAAGTTTCTCACTCCAACAGTTTCAAAGTAAGACTATATAACTGTCTGTGCTACAATCCAAATATCAAGCGACTGATGTTTGCTCacaggtgtcactgtgtctcagGTTGGATCACTTGATGTCAAATGCCTGTTCACACCGTGTCACACAACTGGTCACATTTGCTATTATGTGACGAAACAAAACAGCACCGAGCCGCCTGCTGTTTTCACAGGTAACCTGATCAGATCAGATGAACTGCACAAATTAACCTTCATGCACAAATCTGCACAGCTccctcattttaaaacaaaggtattatttaatagtatttttcactcatattgtaatttttctattCTATATTTACGGTTCTTTAATTTTGCAGTAattgcttttgcttttatttttcaggaataTGTGTCTTGTATGCATCAA encodes:
- the LOC121963703 gene encoding hydroxyacylglutathione hydrolase, mitochondrial-like, with translation VVEAVKKHGVKLTTIMTTHHHWDHAGGNKKMVKLIPGLRVYGGDDRIDGLTKKVSHSNSFKVGSLDVKCLFTPCHTTGHICYYVTKQNSTEPPAVFTGNLIRSDELHKLTFMHKSAQLPHFKTK